Proteins co-encoded in one Corvus moneduloides isolate bCorMon1 chromosome 7, bCorMon1.pri, whole genome shotgun sequence genomic window:
- the LOC116446407 gene encoding muscle M-line assembly protein unc-89-like, whose amino-acid sequence MVDFKGRGTVAVLACPQDRKPIFTQGLKCRSVVEGDPAFFHCKLVACPAPHMAWFHNNRPVLQDCRKVIRTESTEHTHCASLELQDVREYDAGSYRVFAINSEGSAESTASLLVARRGEQRGLGLAGKAEWVRQSWECLLQQRREDRLRVVLRCTGSPFDKGQVAELGDLSPARGMVRTICFQSLPLAGPHRPGLAQSREHRRTVPDAEELLDEEIRWKLQKLREAKRAALKKKQESLMFMPQEGPPGKPSPPKVAATMVGSKPLRVQVVKQYSRPKAMGERWQVQGGLLEPCPPLFVQEVKPQETVEGQRCTFSCLFHGRPQPTVTWYNNDKPVGRIQGTAVHTTECCSTLTFPSVLPQHGGTVTCVIFNPLGTVSTSAALHVRQRMPAYKYTMKEKEGMKVKEKKEKVKEEEREKEKKKEEKVRKKEEEEAGLALAAENGLPSAVPDSDLLSLPVEIKITAPTPTPEQDTEMRETPRLSPELAAFTIKHKFKFSFDMGNEPPQIVTEAPAHIHCCEGEEVVVECAVSGQPPPAVTWSLNGQSLSASERLRFEEDKNGIYRLHLQEVSVTDAGRYCCVATNVAGTAQTASELTVQPSAPKLYSKDGGTEELPTMDHVLHLQGPSILGKDEEEQTSCPKEEQAHLPWSLRLSPPSGEQLEECEETPHFRESEMEETMMLDTTEVYARQEVGNTEERVSYTDGISEMRQYKGKADSEEHRFGIDTTELHPTISREGCELVAKDSGHFSEELEPEGGKVLPHTDTLSWDILKSPFMEVEGQTHAPEQSALAGECKDSSFMKVQEQTHAFGQSALAREGKDLSFMEVQGQIHAPEQSALAGECKDSSFMEVQEQTHAFEQSALAIEGKDLSFTEVQGQTHAPEQSALAGECKDSQFLIPISPVVQEGSDVCTECDAPAWEAMTPDVPLVEEYVPHLQDHIASSPTKEEFGFYEFYTGEQQEEQDKEQERSVDIEQEIKADDNLCKEELIDDGDATHWEMNRDRQVLQEMKSDACSPSLDLIPTPPGIENSGQVFTEEAEVHLEEVHFREKLLPSETETEITFDLKKFVEPFPAAETVYTEQAKPTTSLESVQVRVTGLNSPVHQHGVPEEEVSLSEELHQSYRMQQEEVDAQEEEQPREVTTADLQTPNGDLGSIMISAEEEHSAEEMQESEVSVCGEDLIQEKMNEFLVEPPEGFQRGVQETHVWESGERLETTDSQSDSFIMDLKKAAHEKKFQAGHQAEEGGGSEIEKVFEPGMSSFTCEIESTDSPEEKLRDIQQEPNTTKGFSFGKLILGLVIDDPVAQEEQRRESWDKKRTPTEEASENSLDVEEMWEDTSAAPESSAVQISELEPDLSLANYLRSTGIYETPNLRGTVQKVQKEQQETITSLEVEEVTFSMVYDYYNNHQELARPFSPESEMSIELESGSREESPDSDRFYTPPSSVEIFETASSASYHTPLSTPEHYSTPSEGSGYNTPPERYSTPSEGSGYNTPPERYSTPSEGSGYNTPPERYSTPSEGSVYSMAPEHYSTPSESSKCSTLSEQYFTPFEGPCSASGDSTPPERYRTPTGEYMDALTMLPLCERRHQPSDQPQANGFVMPCEALEPSGRDMPPAFLKALSRRRLYEGSTLTFVAEVVGVPKPGVKWYHNKSLLEPGERVRTEKDGDIYVLEITNVQKSDEGQYLCHAVNIVGEAKSIAEVEVLPEDGRSLALPPPVTHQHVIHFDMEQNTSSRSPSPQEILLEVELDENEVKEFEKQVKIITSPEFSPDKKSMVVSLDVLPLALLEQAAGLAAGENEDVKIDFQVTEMPPRFAVPITDIKVTEGLDAVFECVVTGTPVPAVQWFKGDTHVTPGTGKYVVSQEEGLHSLKVQTVGPSDSGWYHCQAMNRLGEAMCKGSLVVMAQQEANAASSEIVTGCEPHKSQKCDLLLSKTVSPGDQSEIELEFEFEPHRDDSEKAIRLLAVTQQEQEVEGEKRVNISFDVFAEPSEEEGVEFRAEDSESCSFEFQVTEAPPRFVRLISDYSTFVGASACFQCLVTGSPRPSVCWYKDGVLLEGDRYCAQEEQNGLHSLTIENLMQSDSGQYKCIATNRAGTAETCAVLTLY is encoded by the coding sequence atggTGGACTTCAAGGGACGTGGCACAGTGGCGGTGCTGGCTTGCCCCCAGGACCGTAAACCCATCTTCACACAGGGCTTGAAGTGTAGGTCTGTTGTGGAGGGGGACCCTGCGTTCTTCCACTGCAAGCTGGTGGCATGCCCAGCACCACACATGGCCTGGTTTCACAACAACCGGCCTGTCCTCCAGGACTGCCGCAAGGTGATTCGCACTGAGAGCACGGAGCACACGCActgtgccagcctggagctgcaggatgtGCGGGAGTACGACGCTGGCAGCTACAGGGTATTCGCCATTAACAGTGAGGGCTCAGCTGAGTCCACCGCCTCGCTGCTGGTGGCACGCAGAGGGGAGCAGCGGGGCTTGGGTCTCGCCGGAAAAGCAGAGTGGGTACggcagagctgggagtgcctgctgcagcagcgGCGGGAGGACCGGCTGCGGGTGGTGCTCCGCTGCACTGGCTCTCCCTTTGACAAGGGGCAGGTGGCTGAGCTTGGGGACCTCTCACCAGCCCGGGGCATGGTACGAACCATCTGTTTCCAGAGCCTGCCACTGGCGGGGCCTCACcgcccagggctggcacagagTAGGGAGCACAGGCGCACAGTGCCTGATGCTGAGGAGCTCCTGGATGAGGAGATCCGTTGGAAGCTGCAGAAGCTGAGGGAAGCAAAGAGGGCAGCActgaaaaagaagcaggaatCCCTCATGTTCATGCCCCAGGAGGGCCCTCCTGGGAAGCCCAGCCCACCTAAGGTGGCTGCCACAATGGTTGGCTCGAAGCCCCTCAGAGTGCAGGTAGTGAAGCAATACTCCAGACCCAAGGCCATGGGGGAGAGATGGCAGGTGCAAGGTGGGCTCCTGGAGCCCTGCCCACCCCTCTTTGTACAGGAGGTCAAGCCCCAGGAAACTGTCGAGGGACAAAGATGCActttctcctgcctcttccaTGGCCGCCCACAGCCCACCGTCACTTGGTACAACAATGACAAGCCCGTGGGGCGCATCCAGGGCACTGCTGTTCACACCACGGAGTGCTGCTCCACACTGACCTTCCCATCTGTGCTCCCACAGCATGGTGGCACAGTCACCTGTGTGATCTTCAACCCACTGGGCACAGTCAGCACCTCAGCTGCACTTCATGTGAGACAGCGAATGCCAGCCTATAAGTACAcaatgaaggaaaaggaggggatgaaagtgaaggagaagaaagagaaggtgaaggaagaagaaagggagaaagagaagaagaaagaggagaaagtgaggaagaaggaggaagaagaagctGGTCTGGCCCTTGCAGCAGAGAATGGACTGCCAAGTGCAGTTCCAGACTCAGACTTGCTGTCATTGCCTGTGGAAATCAAAATCACTGCCCCCACTCCAACGCCAGAGCAAGACACAGAGATGAGGGAGACCCCACGActctctccagagctggctgCTTTCACCATAAAGCACAAATTTAAGTTTTCATTTGATATGGGAAATGAACCACCCCAAATTGTGACAGAAGCCCCAGCACATATTCACTGCTGTGAAGGAGAGGAAGTGGTGGTGGAGTGTGCTGTGTCTGGGCAGCCCCCACCAGCTGTGACCTGGTCCTTGAATGGCCAGAGCCTCTCTGCCAGTGAGAGGCTGAGGTTTGAAGAAGACAAGAATGGCATATACCGCTTACACCTTCAAGAGGTCTCTGTCACGGATGCTGGGCGATACTGCTGTGTGGCCACAAACGTGGCTGGAACAGCACAGACTGCCTCTGAGCTGACAGTGCAGCCCAGCGCACCCAAGCTGTATAGCAAGGATGGAGGCACTGAGGAACTGCCTACCATGGACCATGTCCTGCACCTCCAAGGCCCCAGCATACTTGGGAAGGATGAAGAGGAACAAACCTCATGCCCCAAGGAGGAGCAAGCCCACCTACCATGGTCCCTGAGGTTGTCTCCACCTTCTGGTGAGCAGCTGGAAGAGTGCGAGGAAACTCCTCACTTCAGGGAAAGTGAAATGGAGGAAACAATGATGCTGGATACCACAGAAGTTTATGCAAGGCAAGAAGTGGGCAATACAGAAGAAAGGGTGAGTTATACAGATGGTATTTCTGAGATGAGGCAGTACAAGGGAAAAGCTGACTCTGAGGAACATAGGTTTGGAATTGATACCACTGAATTGCACCCTACCATATCCAGGGAAGGATGTGAACTGGTGGCCAAAGACTCAGGTCACTTttctgaggagctggagcctgAAGGAGGCAAGGTGCTACCACATACAGATACCCTGTCTTGGGACATCTTGAAGTCACCATTTATGGAAGTGGAGGGGCAAACACATGCCCCTGAGCAGTCTGCTCTGGCAGGGGAGTGTAAGGATTCATCATTCATGAAAGTGCAAGAGCAAACACATGCCTTTGGGCAGTCTGCTCTGGCAAGAGAGGGTAAGGATTTGTCATTTATGGAAGTGCAAGGGCAAATACATGCCCCTGAGCAGTCTGCTCTGGCAGGGGAGTGTAAGGACTCATCATTTATGGAAGTGCAAGAGCAAACACATGCCTTTGAGCAGTCTGCTCTGGCAATAGAGGGTAAGGATTTGTCATTTACGGAAGTGCAAGGGCAAACACATGCCCCTGAGCAGTCTGCTCTGGCAGGGGAGTGTAAGGATTCACAATTTTTAATTCCTATATCACCTGTGGTGCAAGAGGGAAGTGATGTCTGCACAGAGTGTGATGCCCCTGCCTGGGAGGCAATGACTCCTGATGTGCCTCTTGTGGAAGAGTATGTGCCCCACCTGCAGGACCACATTGCAAGCAGCCCCACAAAGGAGGAGTTTGGCTTTTATGAATTCTAtacaggagagcagcaggaagaacaggacaaggagcaagaGAGATCAGTTGATATTGAACAGGAGATTAAAGCTGATGATAATCTTTGTAAAGAAGAACTGATTGATGATGGTGATGCCACACACTGGGAAATGAACAGAGACAGGCAAGTGCTGCAAGAAATGAAGTCTGATGCATGCAGCCCTTCCTTGGATTTAATCCCCACTCCTCCTGGCATAGAAAACTCAGGTCAGGTTTTTACTGAGGAAGCTGAAGTTCATCTGGAGGAAGTGCATTTCAGAGAGAAGCTGTTGCCATCTGAGACTGAGACTGAGATCACATTTGATCTGAAGAAGTTTGTGGAGCCTTTCCCGGCTGCAGAGACTGTGTATACAGAACAGGCAAAACCCACCACATCACTGGAAAGTGTGCAGGTAAGAGTCACTGGGCTCAACTCCCCTGTGCACCAGCATGGTGTGCCTGAGGAAGAGGTGTCTCTGAGTGAGGAGCTGCATCAGAGCTAcaggatgcagcaggaggaggttgATGCCCAGGAAGAGGAACAGCCAAGAGAAGTCACAACGGCTGATTTGCAAACGCCTAATGGGGATCTTGGCAGCATCATGATATCTGCTGAAGAAGAACACTCTGCAGAAGAAATGCAGGAGTCAGAGGTGAGTGTCTGTGGAGAGGActtaattcaggaaaaaatgaatgaatttcTAGTGGAACCCCCAGAAGGTTTCCAAAGAGGAGTTCAGGAAACACATGTGTGGGAGAGTGGGGAACGACTGGAGACCACAGACTCCCAGAGTGACAGCTTCATTATGGACTTGAAAAAAGCTGcacatgaaaagaaattccAAGCTGGGCATCAGGCTGAGGAAGGTGGTGGTTCTGAGATAGAAAAGGTCTTTGAGCCAGGAATGAGCAGCTTCACCTGTGAGATAGAAAGCACAGATTCCCCTGAGGAGAAGCTCAGAGACATTCAACAGGAACCAAACACAACCAAGGGTTTCTCTTTTGGGAAACTCATACTTGGGTTAGTAATCGATGATCCTGTGGCACAGGAGGAGCAAAGGAGGGAGTCTTGGGACAAGAAGAGGACTCCCACTGAGGAAGCCTCTGAGAACAGTCTGGATGTAGAAGAAATGTGGGAGGATacttctgcagctccagagtcCAGTGCTGTTCAAATCTCAGAGCTGGAGCCTGATTTGTCTCTGGCCAATTATTTAAGATCCACTGGGATATATGAAACTCCAAATCTCAGAGGCACAGTTCAGAAGGTTCAGAAGGAGCAGCAAGAAACTATCACTTCACTGGAAGTGGAGGAGGTTACCTTCAGCATGGTTTATGATTATTACAACAACCATCAGGAACTTGCccggcccttctctccagagTCAGAAATGTCTATAGAGCTGGAGAGTGGAAGCAGAGAGGAGTCACCTGATTCAGACCGCTTCTACACACCTCCCTCCTCTGTGGAAATCTTTGAAACTGCTTCATCAGCATCCTACCACACGCCACTCAGCACACCTGAGCACTACTCCACACCGTCTGAGGGCTCAGGGTACAACACGCCGCCTGAGCGCTACTCCACACCGTCTGAGGGCTCAGGGTACAACACACCACCTGAGCGTTACTCCACGCCGTCTGAGGGCTCAGGGTACAACACGCCGCCTGAGCGTTACTCCACGCCATCCGAGGGCTCAGTGTACAGCATGGCCCCTGAGCACTACTCCACACCCTCCGAGAGTTCAAAATGCAGCACATTGTCAGAGCAATATTTCACACCCTTTGAGGGACCCTGCTCTGCATCAGGGGACAGCACGCCACCAGAGCGCTACCGGACGCCCACTGGGGAGTATATGGATGCCCTGACCATGCTCCCGCTCTGTGAGAGGAGGCATCAGCCTTCGGACCAGCCCCAGGCAAACGGGTTTGTGATGCCCTGTGAAGCCCTGGAGCCATCAGGCAGGGACATGCCACCTGCATTCCTCAAGGCATTGAGCAGGAGGAGGTTGTATGAAGGCAGCACGCTGACGTTCGTGGCTGAGGTGGTGGGTGTGCCCAAGCCAGGAGTGAAGTGGTATCATAATAAGTCTCTGTTGGAGCCAGGCGAGAGAGTGCGAACAGAGAAGGATGGGGACATATATGTTCTGGAAATCACTAATGTCCAGAAATCTGATGAAGGACAGTATCTGTGCCATGCAGTGAACATTGTTGGGGAAGCTAAAAGTATTGCAGAGGTGGAAGTTTTGCCTGAAGATGGACGGTcactggcactgccaccccctGTCACCCACCAGCATGTTATACACTTTGACATGGAGCAAAACACATCTTCAAGGTCCCCTTCACCACAGGAAATCCTCCTGGAAGTGGAGCTGGATGAAAATGAAGTGAAAGAGTTTGAGAAGCAGGTCAAAATCATAACCAGTCCTGAGTTTAGCCCAGACAAGAAGAGCATGGTGGTTTCCCTAGATGTACTTCCACTTGCCTTGTTAGAACAAGCTGCAGGCTTGGCAGCAGGGGAGAATGAGGATGTAAAAATTGATTTCCAAGTAACTGAAATGCCTCCACGCTTTGCCGTGCCCATTACAGATATCAAGGTGACAGAAGGCTTGGATGCAGTTTTTGAGTGTGTTGTAACAGGTACTCCTGTCCCAGCAGTTCAGTGGTTCAAAGGTGACACCCATGTGACACCTGGCACAGGGAAGTATGTTGTGAGTCAGGAGGAGGGACTTCACAGTTTGAAGGTCCAAACTGTAGGACCTTCTGATAGTGGCTGGTATCACTGTCAGGCAATGAATAGGCTGGGAGAAGCAATGTGCAAAGGCTCCCTTGTGGTCATGGCTCAGCAGGAAGCAAATGCAGCAAGCAGTGAGATAGTCACAGGCTGTGAACCACACAAGTCCCAGAAGTGTGACTTGCTTTTGAGTAAGACTGTAAGCCCGGGTGACCAGTCAGAAATAGAGCTGGAATTTGAGTTTGAACCACACAGAGATGACTCAGAAAAAGCGATCCGACTGCTTGCAGTGACTCAACAAGAGCAGGAAGTGGAAGGGGAGAAGCGTGTCAACATTAGTTTTGATGTGTTTGCAGAGCCATCTGAAGAGGAAGGGGTTGAGTTTAGGGCAGAGGACTCAGAGAGCTGCAGCTTTGAGTTCCAGGTCACAGAAGCTCCTCCCAGATTTGTGAGGCTGATTTCTGACTACAGTACATTTGTAGGTGCCTCAGCATGCTTCCAGTGTCTTGTGACTGGTTCCCCCCGTCCAAGTGTCTGCTGGTACAAGGATGGGGTGTTGTTGGAAGGGGATAGGTACTGTGCACAGGAAGAGCAGAACGGCTTGCACAGTCTTACTATTGAAAACCTGATGCAAAGTGACAGTGGGCAGTACAAATGTATAGCTACAAACAGGGCAGGAACTGCTGAGACTTGCGCTGTGTTAACATTATACTAA